The Ziziphus jujuba cultivar Dongzao chromosome 7, ASM3175591v1 genome includes a region encoding these proteins:
- the LOC107425591 gene encoding cell wall / vacuolar inhibitor of fructosidase 2, with amino-acid sequence MGSTIFFIFLLYLSFPHHLFENQYVLVSGDANLIQKTCKTTKYYNFCLQALKSDPTSLNADTKGLALIMVGIGLSNSTSTSSYLSSQLLSTKNDEITKKVLKDCANKYTYAGDALQASVQDLAAESYDYASMHISAAADYPNACHNAFKRYPGLVYPLELAHREDSLKHICDVVLGIIDNLIS; translated from the coding sequence ATGGGTTCCacaattttcttcatctttCTTCTCTACCTTTCATTTCCTCACCATCTGTTTGAAAACCAATATGTTCTGGTTTCCGGCGATGCAAATTTGATTCAGAAAACTTGCAAAACCACCAAGTACTACAACTTTTGCTTGCAAGCTCTCAAATCTGATCCAACAAGCTTAAATGCTGATACCAAAGGCTTGGCATTGATAATGGTTGGGATTGGTTTGTCCAATTCCACATCTACTTCTTCCTACTTATCCTCTCAACTGCTTAGCACTAAAAACGATGAAATTACAAAGAAGGTTCTCAAGGATTGTGCTAACAAGTATACTTATGCTGGTGATGCCCTTCAAGCTTCTGTTCAAGATTTGGCTGCTGAGTCCTATGATTATGCTTCAATGCATATTTCGGCAGCTGCAGATTACCCAAATGCCTGCCATAATGCATTCAAAAGGTATCCAGGCTTGGTTTACCCACTAGAACTTGCACATAGAGAGGATAGTCTCAAGCACATCTGTGATGTTGTTTTGGGAATTATTGACAATCTAATTAGTTGA